From the genome of Papaver somniferum cultivar HN1 chromosome 2, ASM357369v1, whole genome shotgun sequence, one region includes:
- the LOC113351220 gene encoding uncharacterized protein LOC113351220, which translates to MLEESVWATMNSWCTPTVLFLLMNVMIGVVAVASGFGTPAKPQQQQAEDEKRLHPQLVRSPSRLERLKSMNFYRFRSEDYNPFNSITTTIKPDSTTETTHHVTEHNSSDDHQTHEDDQSSEANDVVPERDLDEIYHNHVHVQRTTSDTKPASGVIPMKLPKKMKKSASVKSAFSHFEEEDIVQTPKRPSTVKDGKTKSNDLQSFGDDEEVDAKADDFINRFKQQLKLQRLDSILRYKETIKRG; encoded by the coding sequence ATGCTTGAAGAATCAGTATGGGCTACAATGAATAGTTGGTGTACACCCACTGTCTTGTTCTTACTGATGAATGTAATGATTGGAGTAGTAGCAGTTGCATCTGGTTTTGGAACTCCTGCTAAACCTCAACAAcaacaagcagaagatgaaaaaCGTCTTCATCCACAGCTAGTTAGGTCACCATCAAGATTAGAGAGACTGAAATCTATGAATTTCTACAGATTTAGATCTGAAGATTACAACCCATTTAACTCCATTACTACAACAATCAAACCAGATTCAACAACAGAAACAACCCACCATGTTACTGAACACAACTCATCAGATGATCATCAAACCCATGAAGATGATCAATCATCAGAAGCAAATGATGTGGTACCAGAAAGAGATTTAGATGAAATCTATCATAACCATGTTCATGTGCAGAGAACAACATCTGATACAAAACCAGCTTCTGGGGTTATACCAATGAAATtaccaaagaagatgaagaaatcagCTAGTGTGAAATCTGCTTTTTCACATTTTGAAGAAGAGGATATTGTTCAAACACCTAAAAGACCATCAACTGTGAAAGACGGGAAAACAAAGTCTAATGATTTGCAGAGTTTCGgtgatgatgaagaagttgatgctaAAGCTGATGATTTTATTAATAGGTTTAAGCAACAGCTGAAGTTACAGAGACTTGATTCTATCTTGCGTTATAAAGAAACCATCAAGAGAGGTTGA